A region from the Candidatus Hydrogenedentota bacterium genome encodes:
- a CDS encoding flagellar biosynthetic protein FliO, with protein sequence MKSLVPAAGLALLVMAFSTAAQESRPAPRDRASFVPAAKMFLETPSVPGESTKPAEGLPLNSYAPAPPPQPPPQPPPQLGPPEATQPASTVDRPAYMARLDREYEGGTGAPGAAAVTEDAGLSRRVLQALMWLCLICAGILAGVYLLRKAGRRTPLLAGQQYGEVLGRLYLTPRVCLHYVRSGDRVLLIAVAQNTAQLITEFDAETFLAGSGPDGGLPAPSKRFLERLRANLASETESASGPDDEIAALRGDIQRLRQHLQERARDARD encoded by the coding sequence ATGAAGTCTCTTGTTCCCGCAGCCGGACTTGCCCTGCTGGTAATGGCCTTCAGCACAGCCGCGCAGGAATCCCGGCCGGCGCCGCGTGACCGCGCGTCTTTTGTGCCGGCGGCAAAGATGTTCCTGGAAACGCCGTCCGTGCCGGGCGAATCCACGAAACCCGCGGAGGGATTGCCGCTGAATAGCTATGCGCCGGCTCCTCCTCCGCAGCCTCCTCCGCAGCCCCCGCCGCAGCTTGGACCGCCTGAGGCTACACAGCCTGCTTCCACAGTGGACAGGCCAGCCTATATGGCGCGGCTGGACCGCGAGTATGAGGGCGGCACCGGGGCGCCGGGCGCGGCGGCGGTTACGGAAGATGCCGGCCTCTCGCGGCGGGTGCTCCAGGCGCTTATGTGGCTCTGTTTGATTTGTGCCGGCATCCTGGCCGGCGTGTATTTGCTGCGGAAGGCCGGCCGCCGCACCCCGTTGCTGGCCGGGCAGCAATACGGCGAGGTGCTGGGCCGGCTGTACCTGACGCCTCGCGTGTGCCTGCATTACGTGCGGTCGGGAGACCGGGTCCTGCTCATCGCGGTCGCTCAAAACACGGCCCAACTGATCACGGAGTTTGACGCCGAGACGTTTCTGGCCGGTTCCGGTCCGGACGGGGGACTTCCCGCCCCGTCGAAACGCTTTCTGGAACGTCTGCGCGCCAACCTGGCAAGTGAAACGGAATCGGCCTCCGGTCCGGATGATGAGATTGCGGCCCTGCGCGGGGATATTCAG